In Pseudomonas sp. MM213, a genomic segment contains:
- the moaB gene encoding molybdenum cofactor biosynthesis protein B gives MKAKADVPFAPLNIAVLTVSDTRTLETDTSGQVFVDRLIAAGHNLASRVLLKDDLYKIRAQVANWIADDVVQVVLITGGTGFTGRDSTPEAVSCLLDKQVDGFGELFRQISVADIGSSTVQSRALAGLANGTLVCCLPGSTNAVRTGWDGILAEQLDSRHRPCNFVPHLKQAQPCESRG, from the coding sequence ATGAAAGCCAAGGCTGATGTACCTTTCGCACCGCTCAACATCGCGGTGCTGACTGTCAGCGATACCCGTACTCTGGAAACCGACACGTCAGGCCAGGTCTTCGTTGACCGCTTGATCGCTGCTGGCCATAACCTGGCCTCTCGGGTTCTGCTCAAAGATGACCTCTACAAAATCCGCGCGCAAGTCGCCAACTGGATTGCCGACGATGTGGTGCAGGTTGTCCTGATCACGGGTGGTACGGGATTCACCGGGCGCGACAGCACGCCCGAAGCGGTGAGCTGCCTGCTGGACAAGCAGGTCGATGGATTTGGCGAGCTTTTCCGGCAGATATCGGTGGCGGATATTGGCTCCTCCACTGTTCAGTCCCGCGCCTTGGCCGGTTTGGCCAATGGCACGCTGGTCTGCTGCTTGCCCGGCTCGACCAACGCTGTGCGAACCGGTTGGGACGGTATTCTCGCTGAGCAACTGGATTCGCGGCACCGCCCATGCAATTTCGTGCCTCATCTGAAACAGGCACAGCCCTGTGAATCCCGTGGGTAA
- the mobA gene encoding molybdenum cofactor guanylyltransferase MobA, whose product MTSNTHLPPCSILLLAGGRGQRMGGQDKGLIEWHGAPLIAHLHRKTRPLSDDLIISCNRNLEKYAPYADQLVHDDEGDFPGPLAGMRAGLKAARHAYLLVLPCDVPRIDAALLHSMRETASQHPDKPLMLRHDGHWEPLLCIIPVALREAFESAWNDGERSPGRLMRKLGATALQCPDNDPRLANLNTPELLSAHNTVSD is encoded by the coding sequence ATGACCTCGAATACACATTTGCCACCCTGTTCCATTCTGCTCCTGGCAGGGGGGCGCGGCCAACGCATGGGCGGCCAGGACAAAGGGCTGATCGAATGGCACGGCGCGCCACTGATCGCGCATTTGCATCGCAAGACCCGTCCGTTGAGCGATGACCTGATCATCTCCTGCAACAGGAACCTGGAAAAGTATGCGCCCTACGCCGACCAGTTGGTCCATGACGACGAAGGCGATTTCCCCGGTCCGCTGGCTGGCATGCGTGCAGGCCTGAAGGCCGCTCGTCATGCGTATCTGCTGGTATTGCCTTGTGACGTACCGCGCATCGATGCCGCGCTGCTCCACAGCATGCGCGAAACCGCCAGCCAGCATCCGGACAAACCGCTGATGCTGCGCCATGACGGACACTGGGAACCCTTGCTGTGCATCATTCCGGTTGCCCTGCGAGAAGCGTTCGAAAGTGCCTGGAATGACGGCGAACGCAGCCCGGGGCGCCTCATGCGCAAACTGGGCGCCACGGCGTTGCAATGCCCCGACAACGATCCTCGCCTGGCCAACCTCAATACACCGGAACTGTTAAGTGCCCACAACACTGTGTCAGACTGA
- a CDS encoding YgdI/YgdR family lipoprotein, which translates to MTQRTLAAFMLALGLATLAGCASPAVITLNDGREIQAVDSPKYDKESGFYEFEQLDGKQTRVNKDQVRTVKEL; encoded by the coding sequence ATGACTCAACGGACCCTCGCCGCTTTCATGCTCGCACTCGGCCTCGCTACCCTTGCCGGTTGCGCATCGCCTGCAGTGATCACCTTGAATGACGGTCGCGAAATCCAGGCTGTCGACTCGCCAAAATACGATAAGGAATCGGGTTTCTACGAATTTGAACAGTTGGACGGCAAACAAACCCGCGTCAACAAGGATCAAGTTCGTACCGTCAAAGAGCTGTAA
- a CDS encoding pseudouridine synthase: protein MSTSSFSAAHSQASTLYLPPGPWQTVLECLCEHFSAIGREQWLDRIARGRVLDGHGTPIALDLPYKEGLRIHYFREVPDEKPIPVVESILYADEHLVVADKPHFLPVTPAGEYVEQTLLRRLIRRLDNPHLVPLHRIDRHTAGLVLFSANPQSRSAYQSLFPTRQIEKRYEAIARALPELTFPLVHKSRLVDGEPFFRMQEGPGASNTETAVEVREKNGDLWRYALYPVTGKKHQLRVHMTALGASICNDPFYPQVLKDVEDDYANPLKLLAQGLRFVDPVTGEERDFESAITLQW, encoded by the coding sequence ATGTCCACTTCATCTTTTTCTGCTGCGCACAGCCAGGCCAGTACGCTCTACTTGCCGCCTGGCCCGTGGCAGACCGTACTTGAATGCCTGTGCGAGCACTTCAGTGCCATCGGTCGCGAGCAATGGCTGGATCGAATCGCCCGCGGTCGCGTCCTCGACGGGCACGGTACGCCAATCGCCCTTGATCTTCCTTACAAGGAAGGCCTGCGGATTCACTACTTTCGGGAAGTGCCGGACGAAAAGCCGATCCCTGTGGTCGAGTCGATTCTGTACGCGGACGAGCACCTGGTGGTGGCAGACAAGCCGCATTTCCTGCCTGTGACGCCAGCGGGTGAATATGTCGAGCAGACGCTGCTACGACGGTTGATCCGTCGGCTGGATAACCCGCACCTGGTACCGTTGCATCGCATTGATCGGCATACGGCGGGGCTGGTGCTGTTTTCAGCCAATCCTCAGAGCCGTTCCGCGTATCAGTCGTTGTTTCCAACGCGGCAGATCGAAAAGCGCTATGAGGCTATTGCCAGGGCATTGCCGGAACTGACCTTTCCCTTGGTCCACAAGAGTCGGCTCGTTGATGGCGAGCCTTTCTTTCGCATGCAAGAGGGACCGGGCGCCAGCAATACCGAGACGGCCGTCGAGGTCAGGGAGAAGAACGGCGATCTCTGGCGATATGCGCTATACCCGGTGACAGGCAAGAAGCATCAGTTGCGGGTGCACATGACGGCTTTGGGGGCCAGCATCTGCAATGACCCGTTCTATCCGCAAGTGCTCAAGGATGTCGAAGACGACTATGCCAATCCGTTGAAGTTGCTCGCACAAGGGCTTCGGTTTGTGGACCCGGTCACGGGTGAGGAAAGAGACTTCGAGAGCGCTATCACCCTGCAATGGTGA